The window CCCTTCGCCCGCGCCTGGCTGGGCTCGCTGGGCACCCCGGACCACGTGTCCTTCGTGCCCGGCAACCACGACGCCTACGTGCGCTCGTCGCTGCCCCACCTCGCCGCGACCTTCGCGCCCTGGGTCGTGCAGGACGGGGTGGCGGAGGCCGGCACCGCCGACGGCATGCCCTTCGCCTTCCCCTACCTGCGCCGCCGCGGGCCGCTGGCGCTGATCGGCCTGTCCTCAGCCATCCCCACTGCGCCGCTGCTCGCCTCGGGCGCGCTGGGGCGGGCGCAGCGCGACGGGCTGGCGCGCCTGCTCGACGAGGCGGGCGCGCGAGGGCTCGCCCGCGTGGTGATGATCCACCATCCGCCCCACGTCCGGGGGGCCAAGCGCGGGCGGGGCCTGCGCGACGCCGCCGCCTTCGAGGCCGTGATCGCCCGGCACGGGGCGGAGCTGGTGATCCACGGCCACAACCACCGCACCTCGGTGGCGCCGCTGCCCGGCCCGCGCGGGCCCGTGCCGGTGGTGGGCG is drawn from Lichenibacterium dinghuense and contains these coding sequences:
- a CDS encoding metallophosphoesterase family protein yields the protein MSYLLAHLSDAHIGPLPRPRPRDLMGKRITGFVNWRRRGRLHDMRVLADLVADLQAQSPDHIAMTGDILNLGLPDEFPFARAWLGSLGTPDHVSFVPGNHDAYVRSSLPHLAATFAPWVVQDGVAEAGTADGMPFAFPYLRRRGPLALIGLSSAIPTAPLLASGALGRAQRDGLARLLDEAGARGLARVVMIHHPPHVRGAKRGRGLRDAAAFEAVIARHGAELVIHGHNHRTSVAPLPGPRGPVPVVGVPSCSAVPGTHGHLAAYHLYRFAERAGGGYAVTAERRGLAPGRAGIGDLGPLSL